From one Thermodesulfobacteriota bacterium genomic stretch:
- a CDS encoding creatininase family protein: MDKTFIASMTWEEFRDKVNSKTVVVVPVGSTELEGTHLPLGVDTIMADGVAAKLKGEPGVLIGPTLPIGYSKWFKPFPGTISLEHDTLTRVFLEYGTCLIDHGVRRILFLNSHRGNNSCIETASRTLIMERKVRIAMLSIWKLANDLTSKQSGMIKEGKFTHAGEIMTSSIMALEPDNVAIDKMAKDSVKSPSKSQFKVKNSLGDTELQGCVQTLYQDIRDVTDTGVMGDPTAASAEKGVSILNLITDYARAFIQEFRNLSIE; the protein is encoded by the coding sequence ATGGATAAAACCTTTATTGCGAGTATGACCTGGGAAGAATTTAGAGATAAAGTGAATTCAAAAACGGTAGTTGTTGTCCCTGTGGGGTCGACAGAGCTTGAAGGGACTCATCTGCCATTGGGTGTGGATACCATTATGGCTGACGGTGTGGCCGCCAAACTGAAAGGCGAACCGGGCGTTTTAATCGGTCCTACCCTCCCTATCGGGTATTCAAAATGGTTTAAACCGTTTCCGGGAACCATCTCCCTTGAGCATGACACGCTGACCCGGGTCTTTTTGGAATATGGGACCTGCTTAATTGATCACGGTGTCAGACGAATACTCTTTTTAAACTCTCATCGTGGCAACAACTCATGCATCGAAACTGCCTCTCGCACTTTGATTATGGAGAGAAAAGTTCGCATAGCCATGCTGAGCATCTGGAAGCTGGCAAACGATTTAACATCAAAACAAAGCGGGATGATCAAGGAGGGGAAATTTACCCATGCCGGTGAAATAATGACTTCCTCGATCATGGCGCTTGAACCGGATAATGTCGCCATTGACAAAATGGCCAAGGACTCCGTTAAATCTCCATCTAAAAGTCAATTTAAAGTGAAGAATTCCCTTGGTGATACCGAGTTACAAGGCTGTGTGCAGACGCTTTATCAGGATATCAGGGACGTCACCGATACCGGCGTGATGGGCGACCCCACTGCGGCATCCGCAGAAAAAGGGGTGTCGATCCTTAACCTGATTACCGATTACGCCCGGGCGTTCATTCAAGAGTTCAGGAATCTTTCCATCGAATGA
- a CDS encoding MmgE/PrpD family protein: MLKLNKSNLNLEYKLIDHITTVRYEDLPPEAVDCCKLLIMDALGVTFPGSQAPGCTEVADLAHAWKSESGASVLIHGDKTLPPFAAMVNSTMMHALDFDDTLDASALHTFVNVLPAAMAAAETVGSIDGKRFMTALILGVDVICRLSMGIRRPLSWIRTATCGSFGAATTVGKILGLDYEQMTNALGVAYSQTAGNAQGLLEGRLVKRMQPGFAAQAGLTSAFLAERGITGSHAFLEGTYGFYNLYEQGEFDHQPIVERLGSHYTITDLSIKPYPSCRMTHASIDAALELRDVIGGDVEDIDQIEVNASKMVTEMVGKPFVIGTNPQVDAQFSIPYTVACAMVRGDVFIGDFETEAIHDTQVKSLADRVTVSVNSDLLDKDILHAGLVIKMNDGRTHEKTVNVPLGNPEKSMDVEQCKQKFRKCVAYSGLDFDKSKIEDLLSMIDSLEHIQDINRMIALMLP; this comes from the coding sequence ATGCTGAAGCTAAACAAATCGAATCTGAATCTGGAATACAAGCTGATCGACCATATTACTACAGTACGTTACGAAGACCTACCTCCTGAAGCAGTAGATTGCTGTAAACTCTTGATTATGGACGCCCTGGGCGTCACCTTTCCGGGAAGCCAGGCCCCCGGGTGCACGGAAGTCGCTGATCTTGCACATGCCTGGAAAAGTGAATCGGGCGCTTCTGTTCTGATTCATGGCGATAAGACGCTGCCGCCTTTTGCCGCAATGGTGAACAGTACCATGATGCACGCTCTTGACTTTGATGATACTTTGGACGCTTCGGCGCTGCACACCTTTGTGAATGTATTGCCGGCAGCGATGGCAGCAGCAGAAACCGTTGGCAGCATAGACGGTAAACGTTTTATGACCGCTCTGATTCTCGGGGTAGATGTCATTTGTCGCCTGAGCATGGGAATCCGCCGGCCGTTGTCCTGGATTCGAACAGCCACTTGCGGTTCTTTTGGCGCTGCAACTACGGTGGGAAAAATCCTTGGGCTTGACTACGAACAGATGACCAATGCTCTGGGCGTGGCTTACAGCCAGACAGCGGGAAACGCGCAAGGTCTGCTGGAAGGGCGATTGGTCAAACGCATGCAGCCGGGATTTGCCGCGCAGGCTGGATTGACATCCGCTTTTCTTGCCGAAAGAGGTATTACCGGAAGCCATGCATTTCTTGAAGGTACCTACGGGTTTTACAATCTTTACGAACAGGGAGAGTTTGATCACCAGCCGATTGTTGAAAGATTGGGGTCTCACTACACCATCACCGACCTGAGCATCAAGCCATATCCGAGCTGCCGCATGACCCATGCCTCCATAGACGCTGCACTTGAACTGAGAGACGTCATCGGGGGAGATGTTGAAGATATTGATCAAATAGAAGTGAACGCATCAAAGATGGTTACCGAAATGGTGGGCAAGCCTTTTGTGATTGGTACAAACCCTCAGGTAGACGCTCAGTTCAGCATTCCCTATACAGTGGCCTGTGCCATGGTGCGGGGAGATGTTTTTATTGGTGACTTTGAAACCGAGGCCATCCATGACACACAGGTCAAATCACTTGCAGACCGCGTTACCGTCTCGGTAAATTCTGATTTGTTGGACAAGGACATTCTTCATGCCGGATTGGTCATCAAAATGAATGACGGGCGGACCCATGAGAAAACGGTCAACGTTCCCCTGGGGAACCCGGAAAAGTCAATGGATGTCGAGCAGTGTAAGCAGAAATTCAGGAAATGCGTGGCTTACAGCGGGCTTGATTTTGATAAGTCCAAAATAGAAGACCTTCTTTCCATGATCGATTCTCTGGAACACATACAGGATATTAACCGGATGATTGCTCTGATGCTGCCCTGA
- a CDS encoding methyltransferase domain-containing protein — protein sequence MTVKKIFDAGALQYDRNRRKVIPCFDDFYKTLIRLIPFHRDEKFTALDLGAGTGLVTALIFNVFPQAAVSLVDISQKMLEKAKKRFAGKDNVVFHIMDYNTSPLPGKYDLVVSAMSIHHLKNPDKKRLFQKIYHALIPGGAFIHAELARGGTDDIEKIYQKQWRKHLGGTDLTEDELNVIYERMSYDIPAPLDMQLEWMRDAGFINVDCFYKYFNFVVYAGCKKTA from the coding sequence ATGACCGTAAAAAAAATATTCGATGCCGGTGCTCTGCAATATGACCGAAACCGGCGAAAGGTGATTCCCTGTTTCGATGATTTTTACAAAACCCTGATTCGGCTGATACCGTTTCATCGCGATGAAAAATTTACTGCCCTGGACCTGGGCGCAGGCACGGGCCTGGTGACTGCTCTCATTTTCAATGTTTTTCCCCAAGCGGCCGTATCCCTTGTCGATATTTCCCAAAAGATGCTGGAAAAGGCAAAGAAGAGGTTTGCCGGAAAAGATAATGTGGTGTTTCACATTATGGACTATAATACCTCCCCGTTGCCGGGGAAGTACGACCTGGTCGTGTCTGCCATGTCGATCCATCATTTAAAGAATCCGGATAAGAAGCGTCTTTTTCAAAAGATTTACCATGCGTTGATTCCGGGCGGTGCTTTCATTCACGCCGAGCTTGCGCGGGGGGGCACGGATGACATTGAAAAGATCTACCAGAAGCAGTGGAGAAAGCACCTTGGGGGGACAGACCTGACTGAAGATGAGTTGAACGTCATATACGAACGGATGTCCTACGACATCCCGGCACCACTCGATATGCAGCTGGAGTGGATGCGGGATGCAGGGTTTATAAATGTAGACTGTTTTTATAAATATTTTAATTTTGTCGTTTATGCGGGATGCAAAAAAACGGCATGA
- a CDS encoding FAD-binding oxidoreductase, which translates to MNKDLKKLTKDLAKLVGKENAFTDRPTALAYAKDTMPWDVEKHNMPYAVVRPADSRDVSAVLSYANEKKIPVHTHGSGTSLVGLGRPKTNCIVLDMARLQKIEVFPERGYFEVEAGMHIGKLRKALAPHRALLPVFPGSELVATIGGSISVNTSAHAVDATLCKPGDYVLGMEVVLPTGEILHTGTESTRKPAGIEATKFLVGSEGLLCVITKIRMRLIPLPHTENIVAYYKSTEDILDTVMAMYKKGIPTPMFFEYLDEKASTVGYEAVGLEAPDGAVAMMTISSSTPEGCQAKAEVFLKFLQESNPIEARIVTDKEEWNKIWSSRAEAGNYVYRLGSTFGSEVTVRVDHLKAAFLEAKEIILNLDSYQGNEFYSFGHIGAPTIHAYAFIPTKDISNEVKKAVTLEVKKKTESLNVKYGGCGGEWGLTAQRASFLKEKYGQNYYDLLVNLKKTFDPNNILNRGNLEGWV; encoded by the coding sequence ATGAATAAGGATCTTAAAAAGTTAACCAAAGATCTGGCAAAACTGGTGGGTAAAGAAAACGCATTTACCGACAGGCCCACTGCTTTGGCCTATGCCAAGGATACCATGCCATGGGACGTTGAAAAGCACAACATGCCCTATGCCGTGGTCAGACCGGCGGACAGCCGTGATGTTTCGGCGGTGTTGAGCTATGCCAATGAAAAAAAAATACCGGTGCACACCCATGGCTCCGGGACTTCCCTGGTCGGCCTGGGCCGACCGAAAACCAATTGTATAGTTCTGGACATGGCAAGATTGCAGAAAATCGAAGTCTTTCCTGAAAGGGGCTACTTTGAGGTTGAAGCCGGAATGCATATCGGGAAGTTAAGAAAAGCTCTGGCGCCACATCGTGCCCTGCTTCCCGTTTTCCCGGGCAGTGAGCTGGTGGCCACCATCGGTGGTTCCATTTCGGTGAATACCAGTGCCCATGCAGTGGATGCAACCCTTTGCAAGCCCGGGGACTATGTGCTGGGTATGGAAGTCGTACTTCCGACCGGAGAAATTCTTCACACCGGTACAGAATCCACCAGAAAGCCAGCCGGAATTGAAGCCACTAAATTTCTGGTCGGTTCCGAGGGGCTTTTGTGCGTGATTACCAAAATACGCATGCGGTTGATTCCGTTACCGCATACGGAGAATATCGTGGCCTATTATAAATCTACCGAGGATATCTTGGATACGGTCATGGCCATGTATAAAAAAGGGATTCCCACACCCATGTTTTTTGAATACCTGGATGAAAAGGCGTCAACCGTCGGCTATGAAGCTGTTGGGCTTGAAGCGCCTGATGGAGCCGTTGCCATGATGACCATCAGCTCCTCAACCCCGGAAGGGTGCCAGGCCAAAGCCGAGGTTTTTTTGAAATTCTTACAGGAAAGCAACCCAATTGAAGCCAGAATTGTAACGGACAAGGAGGAATGGAACAAGATCTGGAGCAGCCGGGCCGAGGCGGGAAATTATGTCTATCGTTTGGGATCCACCTTTGGCAGTGAGGTTACCGTAAGGGTAGATCATCTCAAGGCTGCCTTTTTAGAGGCAAAAGAGATCATATTGAACTTGGACAGCTACCAGGGCAATGAGTTTTATTCCTTTGGACATATCGGTGCACCGACCATCCACGCCTATGCCTTTATTCCCACCAAGGACATTTCCAACGAGGTAAAAAAAGCGGTGACCCTGGAGGTAAAGAAAAAAACGGAATCCCTTAACGTCAAGTACGGCGGTTGCGGAGGCGAATGGGGTTTGACGGCCCAGCGGGCATCCTTTCTAAAAGAGAAATAT